A DNA window from Rhipicephalus sanguineus isolate Rsan-2018 chromosome 8, BIME_Rsan_1.4, whole genome shotgun sequence contains the following coding sequences:
- the LOC119401380 gene encoding WD repeat-containing protein 25 codes for MCESESSSDDGESSDFFGLKDSDWDLKLQVATEKAYEFLKADLVLRESATQLATDKVGPANRSEPQPASRRELHNSRRSNLKRTTESTTSESTRYFSEGKHAKLETKQDDSLPAKASPQGALDTSLVLSEGEWKDPAEYSAGIVTRSFRRIKAHDKALVAASWAPEPFGRLLLTASHDGHVKLWQSTTGKCVYDLPSEDGIRSARFTLCGRKFVRCGWDRKTVVVDPTSNAVLFSCTPSQGLPTCVRLDPSSESNFFAGSRDAAELWDTRQSPTGKAVRTFPVRCGEVLDLLPIRGGLELACSGDLVTRDSCEAALSVWDVGSGARLSGQLYQERYTIPCLESLSPNTILAQTNGDYIAMFHANRPYRLNKRKRFEGHKVSGYAVRCSASPDGALICSGDADGVPHIYSAQHVNTVGVVSLAGDNTPATHPDWHPSRPGLLLIGCADGYVDLCH; via the coding sequence ATGTGCGAATCGGAGTCGAGCAGCGACGACGGCGAGTCAAGCGATTTCTTCGGTTTAAAAGACTCGGATTGGGACCTGAAACTGCAGGTGGCGACAGAGAAGGCGTACGAATTTCTGAAAGCCGACCTAGTTTTGCGTGAATCTGCAACGCAACTCGCAACCGACAAGGTTGGCCCGGCGAACAGGTCCGAACCCCAACCGGCGAGTCGCAGGGAGCTGCACAACTCGCGACGTTCTAACTTAAAGCGAACCACGGAAAGTACCACGTCGGAAAGTACCAGGTACTTCTCAGAAGGCAAGCACGCAAAGCTAGAAACCAAGCAGGATGATTCCTTACCTGCCAAAGCATCACCACAGGGTGCCCTGGATACATCCCTGGTACTCTCCGAGGGAGAGTGGAAGGACCCCGCCGAGTACAGCGCAGGGATCGTGACGCGCTCTTTTCGGCGCATCAAAGCGCACGACAAAGCGCTAGTGGCCGCTTCCTGGGCTCCGGAACCTTTCGGCAGGCTTCTGCTGACTGCCTCTCACGACGGTCATGTCAAGTTGTGGCAATCGACGACCGGAAAATGCGTCTACGATCTTCCCAGCGAGGACGGCATCaggagcgctcgcttcacgctgTGCGGCAGAAAATTCGTGCGGTGCGGCTGGGACCGGAAGACGGTCGTGGTGGACCCGACTTCGAACGCCGTGTTGTTTTCGTGCACACCTTCTCAGGGTCTTCCAACGTGCGTGCGCCTGGACCCGTCGAGCGAGTCGAATTTCTTTGCGGGTAGCAGGGACGCCGCTGAGCTGTGGGACACGCGTCAGAGTCCAACGGGAAAGGCCGTGCGGACTTTTCCCGTTCGCTGCGGAGAAGTACTAGACCTGCTACCTATTCGTGGTGGGCTAGAACTGGCCTGCAGCGGTGACCTCGTCACTAGGGATTCGTGCGAAGCCGCGCTCTCAGTGTGGGACGTAGGTTCGGGCGCCCGACTGTCGGGACAGTTGTACCAGGAGCGATACACCATTCCTTGCCTCGAAAGCTTGTCACCGAACACTATCTTGGCGCAGACGAACGGAGACTACATCGCCATGTTTCACGCCAACCGGCCCTATAGGCTCAACAAGCGCAAGCGTTTCGAAGGGCATAAGGTGTCCGGTTATGCAGTTAGGTGCAGCGCGTCACCGGACGGGGCCCTTATCTGCAGCGGTGATGCGGACGGTGTCCCGCACATCTACTCGGCGCAACACGTGAACACGGTGGGTGTCGTATCGCTCGCAGGCGATAACACGCCAGCAACACATCCCGACTGGCATCCGAGTCGGCCCGGCTTGTTGTTGATTGGCTGCGCGGACGGGTACGTCGACTTGTGTCACTAA